The Lucilia cuprina isolate Lc7/37 chromosome 5, ASM2204524v1, whole genome shotgun sequence genome includes a window with the following:
- the LOC111687547 gene encoding cell death protein hid isoform X2 — protein MAVPFYLPEGGADDTVSSGGTTSSDGASSAASSLQSSPNTTSSATQTPMQSPLLPGEVIMAIYELIRYNSGAPVFQYPTPPSPSCSIHSPSYTGGEVFFPRSRSTPRIPRTSVSFAPGDEVNFFHQSAPAASSGNAQTQTTQAPQSAPPVPNSHHHNQHQLYGHHPHFAYQHSGPSYYQYTPPPTPNTATATTSTGTSTSGAGGMAHRSLHRSLSDSARRSRLTSTGEDEREYQSEHETSWDEFEDRYDNFTAGRERLQEFNGRIPPRKKKKDVPKTKPEKKEQSFTWPAVVTVFVFAMGCGFLVAR, from the exons ATGGCTGTGCCCTTTTATTTGCCAGAGGGTGGTGCCGATGATACCGTATCATCCGGCGGCACCACTTCATCCGATGGCGCTAGCAGTGCAGCTAGCTCATTGCAATCATCCCCCAATACCACCTCTTCGGCCACACAAACTCCCATGCAGAGCCCTTTACTGCCAGGCGAAGTTATTATGGCAATTTATGAATTGATACGATATAATTCAG gtGCTCCCGTTTTTCAATACCCAACACCACCCAGCCCTTCGTGTTCGATACATAGTCCATCCTATACAGGAGGAGAAGTATTCTTTCCACGCAGTCGCAGTACCCCCAGAATACCACGCACAAGCGTTAGTTTTGCTCCCGGCGATGAGGTGAATTTCTTTCATCAATCAGCGCCAGCCGCATCTAGTGGCAATGCACAAACTCAAACTACACAAGCACCTCAGTCAGCTCCACCAGTACCAAACAGTCATCATCACAACCAGCATCAACTCTACGGCCATCATCCACACTTTGCCTATCAACATAGTGGACCAAGTTATTATCAATATACACCGCCTCCTACACCCAACACTGCCACGGCAACCACCTCAACGGGTACTTCAACAAGTGGAGCGGGTGGTATGGCCCATAGAAGTTTACATCGTTCGCTATCAGATTCAGCCAGAAG ATCACGTTTAACCTCAACGGGTGAAGATGAGCGAGAATATCAAAGTGAACATGAGACCAGTTGGGATGAGTTCGAAGATCGTTATGATAATTTTACCGCTGGCCGAGAAAGGCTGCAGGAATTTAATGGTCGTATACCGCCACGTAAAAAGAAAAAGGATGTGCCAAAAACTAAACCAGAAAAGAAG GAACAAAGCTTTACCTGGCCTGCTGTAGTTACGGTCTTCGTTTTTGCCATGGGTTGTGGATTTCTAGTAGCCCGATGA
- the LOC111687547 gene encoding cell death protein hid isoform X1, with the protein MAVPFYLPEGGADDTVSSGGTTSSDGASSAASSLQSSPNTTSSATQTPMQSPLLPGEVIMAIYELIRYNSGAPVFQYPTPPSPSCSIHSPSYTGGEVFFPRSRSTPRIPRTSVSFAPGDEVNFFHQSAPAASSGNAQTQTTQAPQSAPPVPNSHHHNQHQLYGHHPHFAYQHSGPSYYQYTPPPTPNTATATTSTGTSTSGAGGMAHRSLHRSLSDSARRSRLTSTGEDEREYQSEHETSWDEFEDRYDNFTAGRERLQEFNGRIPPRKKKKDVPKTKPEKKQHLLSLQKQKIKQLKKMFSTNVLFDLKLK; encoded by the exons ATGGCTGTGCCCTTTTATTTGCCAGAGGGTGGTGCCGATGATACCGTATCATCCGGCGGCACCACTTCATCCGATGGCGCTAGCAGTGCAGCTAGCTCATTGCAATCATCCCCCAATACCACCTCTTCGGCCACACAAACTCCCATGCAGAGCCCTTTACTGCCAGGCGAAGTTATTATGGCAATTTATGAATTGATACGATATAATTCAG gtGCTCCCGTTTTTCAATACCCAACACCACCCAGCCCTTCGTGTTCGATACATAGTCCATCCTATACAGGAGGAGAAGTATTCTTTCCACGCAGTCGCAGTACCCCCAGAATACCACGCACAAGCGTTAGTTTTGCTCCCGGCGATGAGGTGAATTTCTTTCATCAATCAGCGCCAGCCGCATCTAGTGGCAATGCACAAACTCAAACTACACAAGCACCTCAGTCAGCTCCACCAGTACCAAACAGTCATCATCACAACCAGCATCAACTCTACGGCCATCATCCACACTTTGCCTATCAACATAGTGGACCAAGTTATTATCAATATACACCGCCTCCTACACCCAACACTGCCACGGCAACCACCTCAACGGGTACTTCAACAAGTGGAGCGGGTGGTATGGCCCATAGAAGTTTACATCGTTCGCTATCAGATTCAGCCAGAAG ATCACGTTTAACCTCAACGGGTGAAGATGAGCGAGAATATCAAAGTGAACATGAGACCAGTTGGGATGAGTTCGAAGATCGTTATGATAATTTTACCGCTGGCCGAGAAAGGCTGCAGGAATTTAATGGTCGTATACCGCCACGTAAAAAGAAAAAGGATGTGCCAAAAACTAAACCAGAAAAGAAG CAACATCTGttaagtttacaaaaacaaaaaattaaacaattgaaaaaaatgttcagCACAAACGTGCTGTTcgatttgaaattgaaataa